TGCGGGATGGCGCCGAGTTGGCCGTCAAGGCGATTATCGAAGAAGCAGCCGCCAAGGGTGAGTCAGCAACCGGCGTCGAACAGAAGGTTGGCGGACTGTACGCCAGTTTCATGGACGAAGATGCGGCTGAGGCAAAGGGCCTGGAACCCGTGCGAGGCCGCCTCGATCAGGTTCGGGCGGTGGGCTCGGCACAGGAACTGGCCGCCCTCATCGGCCGGTTGTTCCGGTCGGACGTCTCCGGCCTTTTCTCCATCTACCCCGCTCCGGACGCCGGCAATCCGGAACGTATCCTCCTGTATATCGGACAGGGTGGCCTAGGTTTGCCGGACGAGTCCTACTACCGCGAGGAAAAATTCGCAGCCATCGTGGCGGCCTACGGTGACTACATTGCAAAGTTGTTCAATCTCGCGGGTATCCCCGATGCGGAAGCTGCTTCACAGCGCATCGTCGCCCTTGAAACCGCCTTGGCATCCCACCACTGGGACAACGTCACTCTGCGGGATCCCCAAAAGACCTACAACCTCAAGACCGCAGAGGAAGCCGAAGCACTGTTCCCCCTGCTCGACACGTGGTTCGAGGCGGCAAGGGTAGAACAAGCCAAGCGGGATGAAATTGTGGTGAGTACTCCGGACTTCTTTGCAGGGGCTGCAGCCCTGCTGGAATCCGAGCCACTGGAAACGTGGAAGGAATGGCTGACACTCAGGGTTCTCAGCTCGGCCGCGCCATACCTGTCTTCCGTTTTTGTTTCCACGAACTTTGACTTCTATGGCACCACCCTCAGCGGTACCCCGCAGAACAAAGAGCGCTGGAAGCGCGGGGTGGCCGTCGTCGAGGCGGCCCTTGGCGAAGCAGTCGGCCAGATCTATGTTGATCGGCACTTCCCTGCCGGCCACAAAGCAAGGATGGAGACGCTGGTCTCCAACCTGATCGAAGCCTACCGGGAGAGTATTTCTTCCCTGGGATGGATGGGCGAGGACACCAAAAAAGAGGCGCTGAAGAAGCTGGACGCATTCCGTCCAAAGATAGGTTTTCCTGACAAGTGGATCGATTACTCTGCCGTCGAGATTGACCCGACAGACCTCCTCGGTAACGTGGAACGTGCCCATGACGCCGATGTGGACCGGCACTTGGATGAAATAGGGAAGCCCGTTGACCTGACAAAGTGGCTCATGACACCCCAGACTGTCAACGCCTACTACCATCCAATGCTCAATGAGATCGTCTTCCCCGCAGCTATCCTTCAGCCCCCCTTCTTCAACGCGGACGCGGATGACGCTGTCAACTATGGCGGCATCGGCGCGGTGATCGGTCACGAAATCGGCCACGGTTTCGACGACCAAGGGTCACAGTTCGACGGGAGCGGAGCGCTTCGCAATTGGTGGACGGAGGACGACCG
This genomic interval from Paenarthrobacter aurescens TC1 contains the following:
- a CDS encoding putative zinc metalloproteinase (identified by match to protein family HMM PF01431; match to protein family HMM PF05649), with translation METPTAVSTQGATVPQSGISLSNIDHSVRPQDDLYQHVNGAWLNSTTIPDDRPLEGTFTALRDGAELAVKAIIEEAAAKGESATGVEQKVGGLYASFMDEDAAEAKGLEPVRGRLDQVRAVGSAQELAALIGRLFRSDVSGLFSIYPAPDAGNPERILLYIGQGGLGLPDESYYREEKFAAIVAAYGDYIAKLFNLAGIPDAEAASQRIVALETALASHHWDNVTLRDPQKTYNLKTAEEAEALFPLLDTWFEAARVEQAKRDEIVVSTPDFFAGAAALLESEPLETWKEWLTLRVLSSAAPYLSSVFVSTNFDFYGTTLSGTPQNKERWKRGVAVVEAALGEAVGQIYVDRHFPAGHKARMETLVSNLIEAYRESISSLGWMGEDTKKEALKKLDAFRPKIGFPDKWIDYSAVEIDPTDLLGNVERAHDADVDRHLDEIGKPVDLTKWLMTPQTVNAYYHPMLNEIVFPAAILQPPFFNADADDAVNYGGIGAVIGHEIGHGFDDQGSQFDGSGALRNWWTEDDRTAFESLTAKLVAQYDALSPYAAPDHKVNGKLTLGENIGDLGGLTIAYKAYLLSLNGAEPEVIDGFTGFQRFFMSWAAGWRQVIRTEEAIRRLATDPHSPNEFRTNAIARNLDAFHAAFAVTKADGMWMEPGERVSIW